One window of the Cuculus canorus isolate bCucCan1 chromosome 13, bCucCan1.pri, whole genome shotgun sequence genome contains the following:
- the SPIRE2 gene encoding protein spire homolog 2 — MARAGGGAPRELSLEEVLKCYEQPLNEEQAWALCFQSCRAAAAAAPAAPLRTADIRLRADGSVVLPAPPPELPLLLTPSAEAQMVQSLGFAIYRALDWGLDENEERELSPRLEQLIDLMTNSDSEDSGCGTADEGYGGQEEEEEGGEGPPRAVRTFGQAMRCCAARLADPTEAQAHYQAVCRALFAETVELKAFLAKIRDAKEMLQKLKEDEEAEERPAAELGSLRNTDWARLWVQLMRELRHGVKLKKVQEKQFNPLPTEYQLTPFEMLMQDIRARNYKLRKVMVDGDIPPRVKKDAHELILDFIRSRPPLKQVSERRLRPLPQKQRTLHEKILEEIRQERKLRPVEMPYRGQKAYSSLPCIPHACLGHLTSSSCLELSRSPASTTLTRPRPRVLLKAPTLAEMEEMNVSEEEDSPSTEVPLKRDRSFSEHDLAQLQSQMGGGQAAPQEPESLQPEPRPRSGSVPASCHQRSESSAPPRATLGAVEERPEDGSGSVPSTSSKHLWLEFSHPVESLALTVEEMINVRKVLVKAEMEKFLQSKELYSSLRKGKVCCCCRAKFPLFSWPAACLFCKRSVCSSCSMKMKMPSKKLAHIPVYALGFESLPGSLLAKALPLRRRETFHSLSGTCWRRVEEEFPHIYAQGSVLRDVCSDCAGFVTDVICSSRRSVAVLNAAPRRAKTRSLYGDSWHK; from the exons ATGGCGCGCGCGGGCGGCGGCGCCCCGCGGGAGCTGTCCCTGGAGGAGGTGCTGAAGTGCTACGAGCAGCCGCTGAACGAGGAGCAGGCGTGGGCGCTTTGCTTCCAGAGCtgccgcgccgccgccgccgccgcccccgccgcgccgcTCCGCACCGCCGACATCCGCCTCCGCGCCGACGGCAGCGTCGTCCTgcccgcgccgccgcccg AACTGCCCCTGCTGCTGACACCCTCTGCTGAAGCCCAG ATGGTGCAGTCGTTGGGCTTTGCCATCTACCGGGCGCTGGACTGGGGGCTGGATGAGAATGAGGAGCGGGAGCTGAGCCCGCGGCTGGAGCAGCTCATTGACCTGATGACCAACAGCGACTCGGAGGACAGTGGCTGCGGCACAGCAGATGAAGGCTatggggggcaggaggaggaggaggaggggggcgAGGGGCCGCCACGTGCCGTGCGCACCTTCGGGCAGGCCATGCGGTGCTGCGCCGCACGCCTGGCTGACCCCACCGAGGCTCAGGCACACTACCAGGCTGTCTGCCGGGCACTGTTCGCTGAGACTGTGGAGCTGAAAGCCTTCCTTGCCAAGATTCGTGATGCCAAGGAG atgctgcagaagctgaaggAGGACGAGGAAGCAGAGGAGCGGCCGGCggcagagctgggcagcctGCGCAACACGGACTGG GCCCGGCTGTGGGTGCAGCTGATGCGGGAGCTGCGGCACGGTGTGAAGCTGAAAAAGGTGCAGGAGAAGCAGTTCAACCCCCTGCCCACTGAGTACCAGCTCACTCCCTTCGAGATGCTCATGCAGGACATCCGTGCCCGCAACTACAAACTCCGCAAGGTCATG gTGGATGGAGACATCCCACCCCGGGTGAAGAAGGACGCCCATGAGCTTATCCTTGATTTCATCCGCTCCCGGCCCCCACTGAAGCAG GTGTCAGAGCGGCGGCTGCGGCCCCTGCCCCAGAAACAGAGGACGCTCCATGAGAAGATCTTAGAGGAGATCAGGCAGGAGAGGAAGCTTCGGCCTGTGGAGATGCCGTACCGTGGCCAGAAAG CCTACAGCTCCCTGCCCTGCATCCCCCATGCCTGCTTGGGCCACTTgacctccagctcctgcctcgAGCTCTCCCGGTCCCCAGCAAGCACGACGCTGACGCGCCCGCGGCCCCGTGTCCTGCTCAAAGCGCCCACCCTGGctgagatggaggagatgaatGTCTCCGAG GAAGAAGACTCTCCAAGCACGGAGGTGCCACTGAAGCGGGACCGCTCCTTCTCCGAGCACGACTTGGcgcagctgcagagccagatGGGAGGTGGCCAGGCTGCACCCCAGGAGCCAGAGTCGCTGCAGCCTGAGCCTCGGCCCCGTTCAG GCTCTGTTCCTGCCAGCTGCCACCAGCGGTCAGAAAGCTCAGCACCGCCCCGGGCCACCCTCGGCGCTGTGGAGGAGAGACCAGAGGACGGATCTGGCTCTGTACCAAGCACCAGCTCCAAGCACCTCTGGTTG GAGTTCAGCCACCCTGTGGAGAGCCTGGCCCTCACCGTGGAGGAGATGATCAACGTGCGCAAGGTGTTGGTCAAAGCCGAGATGGAGAAGTTCCTGCAGAGCAAGGAGCTGTACAGCAGCCTCCGGAAGGGGAAG gtctgctgctgctgcagggccaaattccccctcttctcctggCCCGCGGCGTGCCTCTTCTGCAAACG GtctgtctgcagctcctgcagcatgAAG ATGAAGATGCCTTCAAAGAAGCTGGCTCACATCCCTGTCTACGCACTGGGCTTTGAGAGCCTCCCGGGCTCACTGCTGGCCAAAGCCCTGCCGCTGCGGAGgagagagaccttcca ctcaCTCTCGGGCACGTGCTGGCGCCGGGTGGAAGAGGAGTTCCCCCACATCTACGCCCAGGGCTCTGTCCTGCGCGATGTCTGCAGTGACTGCGCTGGCTTCGTCACCGACGTCATCTGCTCCAGCCGCCGCAGCGTGGCCGTCCTCAACGCCGCGCCACGCCGCGCTAAGACCCGCTCCCTCTATGGCGACTCCTGGCACAAGTGA